GGCTTGTTCTTGGTTTCGTTGTTGAGCGCCCCCGCTTATGCCCAGGGCCGCATTGCCACAGTTGATCTGCGCAAGCTCTTCGACAACTACTGGAAGACCAAGCAGGCGGACGCGGTGCTGAAGAACCAGGCTGCTGACGTCGAGAAGGAGTTCAAGACCATGCTCGACGATTTGAAGAAGTCCAAAGAGGACTATCAAACGCTGTTGGCAGAGGCGAACAACCAGACTTACTCCCTCGATGAACGCGAGAGGCGGAAGAAGACAGCCGAGGACAAGCTTAAGCGAATCAAAGAGGAGGAGGATGCCATTACGCAGTATGACCGCCGGGCACGCACCACGCTGGACGAACAAACCAAGCGCATGCGCGGCAGCCTGGTCGAGGAAATCCGCACCGCGATCAAGGGCAAGGCGACAGACGCCGGTTATGCGCTGGTGCTCGACACCGCGTCGGAGGGCGCCAATGGCACCCCGATTGTGCTCTATACGAACAACGAGAACGACATTACCGATGCTGTCCTTGCCCAGATCAATATTGGAGCGCCGGCCGCTGAAGCGCCGAAGTCGGATGAAAAGGCAAGCGGCCTGAACTTGAAGGACGACAAGAAGAAGGATAAGAAGTAACGGCGCTGCTTTTCCAACAGCTCAGCTTTGGCTGAGCCCGCCCGGCGAAAGGGCTGCGCACCACGCATTGGTCCAGCTTCAGATCCGCCACCTTGGCCGCGTTCTCGCCGGGAAACCAATGGTCCGCCTGACCGAGCCGATTGTAGCGCATCTTGCCCCATGCGACCAGGTCGAGCGACTTGGCGAAAGTCCACAGGCGCAGGATTTCCAGCACATTCACCTGGCCGGGCACATCCACGTATGGTGGCAAACCTTCCGGCCAGCGATCGCACCATTCGGCGCCCAGCACTTCTTGCATCTGTTCCCTTAAGCGCGTCTCGATTGGCGCAATCGTCCCGGCGATGCAGTCGTAGTGTTCAAGGGCGCGAACATGCTCATCGATGCCGTGGCCCAAGGCTAAGGCTGGGCCAAAGCCCGGCCAAGAAGAAGATCAGGTTTCTTACCGATCTATGTGGGGTTTTCCTGCTTCACCCACGTCGTGGCGCAATGGGTGAGTTCTGCCGCGCTGGCCAGGTTGAGCTTTTGTTTAATCTGCTCGCGGTAATACTCGATGGTCTTGACGCTCAATTTCAGCACGTGTGCGATTTCCTTCGTCTTCTTCCATTGTCCGATGAGTTGAAAGACTTCCAACTCCCGATCGCTGAGGCCCTCAACGGGGGACTGTTGGATGTTTCTTGGCCCTCGGACCTGCTGCTGCAGCATCTTGGCGGCAAGCGTGTCGCTCACGTAGATGTTCCCACTTAGCACCCGGCGGATGGCTGTAACCACCCGGTCCAGCGCATCCCCCTTCATCAGGTACCCGAGCGCCCCCGCGCGAAACGCGATTTCCGCGTATATGGACTCATCATGCGCGCTCACTACCAGCACCGGCAATCCGGCGTGCTGAGCCTTGATGTTGCGCATTAACTCCAGCCCGCTGCTTTCCTTGAGGGAGATATCGGCGATGACGAGGTCCGGTTTGAGCTTTCCGATGGCGCTGAGCGCATTGGCAGCGTCTTCCTCTTCCCCGCAAACTACCAGGTCGCTCTGCTGGTTCACGAGCTGGGCGATGCCGTAGCGGACTACCGCGTGATCATCTACCAGCAGTATCCGTCTGCGGGTGTCCTTTACTTGATTCTGTTTGGCGTGGGCCATGGTCATCTATCAGTGTGTTCAAGGCGAAGGTTCTCGCATCGGGCATCAACGAAACCGCGAGCAAGCCTCTCCACCCAAGTGCCTCATCCGCCCCGCCCTTTCTGCAACCGGCGTGGACGGCGTGCAATTTCATTAGCAAACCATGCAGGTTATGGGCCAATCTCGCGGTTTTGCCATAAAGCCGCCTTTGCCAGAGTTAGGCCGGCTTGGATTCCGCTGCGTTGCCTCAATTCTGGACAGATGTTGGCAGAGGCTGGGTCAATCTGATTATGCCGCTTTCCGATGTTGGCGCCTTTACGCCATCGTCAGAGGTCGAAGGGGCCGCCTGCTTTTTGGCCGGGACAAATTGTTGTCCGTGCCTTACTTGGGATTGTGGTCTCCGGGAAGCGCGGTGTCCGACTCACTTGACTGGCGCGAATCTGCCCCTAGATTCTCGCCATGTCTTTCGAGGTTCCACCGGACGCCGCGCGGCGATTATTTGACGTAACCACGTGAGGAAGCCATCTATACTGGTCATCTTTCTCACGGTCTTTATTGACCTCATCGGCTTCGGGATCATCGTGCCTCTAATCCCGTCCTACAGCGAGCACCTAGGCGCTCGCGGGATCGTGATCGGCGTCATCTTCGCCTCGTTTTCAATCATGCAGTTCATCTTCTCGCCGATCTGGGGCAGACTGTCTGACCGGCATGGCCGCCGGCCCATACTGCTCATTAGCACCGCGGGCGCGGCCGCCTCTTACGTGCTATTCGCGCGCAGCACCGGCCTTGCGAACCATACCGCCGCCTTGTGGCTGATGGTGGTGTCGCGGATGCTTGCCGGTGTTTGTGGCGGCAACATCACCGTGGCGCAGGCTTATATCGCGGATATCACGACGTCGGCGGAACGCTCGAAGCAGATGGGCCTCATCGGCATGGCGTTCGGGCTGGGATTCATCCTCGGACCCTTTATCGGGGGAGTGAGCCTGCGCCATCTGGGCGACACCGGTCCTGGCTGGGTGGCGGCGGCGCTGTGCGCGGTCAACTTCCTGCTGGCCTTCTTCATTCTTGCGGAGAGCCATCGGCCCGGTGCGGCGCAGGCGGCTGTGCGTCCACACCTTGACCAGTGGGCGCATACGCTTCGTCATCCGAAGGTGGGGTTGCTGGTGGTTGTGTTTTTTCTCGCGACCTTCTGCTTCAGCTGTTTTGAGAGCACGCTCCCCTTGCTCGTCGGCGCCAATTTCCACCTGGACTTCAAGAACGATGCAACTTCGGCCAGCACGGTCGCCTACCTGTTCGTGTATTGCGGGCTGATCGGTGCGGTGGTGCAGGGCGGGGTCATCGGGCGGTTGGTCGAGAAGATGGGCGAGCCCCGGCTCATTGCGTTGAGCCTGGTGCTGACCGCGGGCAGCTTCATGTTGATTCCGTTTCTCGGGGGTGGCTCACAACTGACCTGGCAGGTGCTCATCCAGAAGGACGGCTTGCCCTGGGTGTGGCTCCTGCTGGTGCTTGGTTTGCTGTCGGTTGGCACAAGTCTCACACGCCCGCCGTTGTTCGGCCTGCTCTCGAACCTCACACCCGATCACGAGCAGGGCGCGACCATAGGCGTGGCCCAGGCCGCAGGCAGCCTGGCGCGCATATTTGGGCCTGTGTTCGCGACGGCGCTGCTGGCGTATTCGCCTCCGCTGCCCTATCTGATCTGCGCCGGGGTGCTGCTGGCCACAACCGTCCCGATCCTCCGGCGGTTGTGCGGTGCCGGCCCCAAGGCATCCGGCGGAAGCGATCGATGCTGAACGGGATGCCTGTCTGCGTGCCTGCGCGCAATTGTGCGGTGCAAGCCCGCCAACGCGGCTGCTACATCGCCCACGGCTCGCGCATCTCGCGGCCGAGGAGACGAAAGTTGGCCTCCTCGTCGCAGGGAAAGCGCTCTTTCATCGGGTCCCAAACGAGCTTGCGGTTGAAGTGCAGGGCGATCTCGCTGAGGTGGCAGAGCGTGTCGGATTGAACTGCCTCGTCTATCGGGCAAACAGTTTGGGCGCGGCTCTTGATGCAATCCAGGAAGTTGCGGACGTGGTCGGGGCTGCGGGCGAGTTGGACCTGGAAGGCGTCTTCATTTTCGTCAATGAGGTTCTCGGGTTGGAGATTGATGCCGGCACGGTCAACGTGGACCCAGCCGTCGGTGCCCTCGAAGGCGGTGCCGTGATCGGTGATGCGGCGGTAGCGCTGCTTCCACTCCTGCTCGTGCTCCCAGATGTCGCATGCCGGCGCCTCTGGATTAGGATGATGGGGCGAGCCCTCGAAGCGCAAAGTTACGCCGCTGCCGAATTTCATGTTCACGTTCCAGGCGGTGGCGGTGTCGCAGATGCCTTCCGCGCGGAAGGTGCCGCGCCCCTCCACCTCGATCGGTCCGTGGAGCAACCCGCCGCCGCCCCAGGCGGCGATGTCCATCGGATGAATGCCCCACCCGGCGATAAATCCGACGGCAAAGTCACGAACATGCCACCAGGTCTTCTTCGCGCCCGGGCCGGCAACGAGATTCTCCGTGTGCGGGCGAGATGGCGCCGGGCCGAGCCAGAATTCGTAGTCGAGCCCGGGCAGAACCGGGACGACTTTGGTTGAGCCGCCCGAGGCGCTCGCGGGCCCCCAGGCGTTGATGTGGCGGAGCCGGCCGATGCGGCCGTTGCGGACCAGCGCGCAGGCGAGGCGGAAGATGCGAGAGGAGCGTTGCTGGGTGCCGAATTGAAAGACGCGCCTGGTCCGGTGGACGGCTTTGCGCAGGGCCCAGTCTTCGGTGAGGTTGAGGCCCAGGGGCTTTTCGAGATAGACGTCCTTTCCAGCGCGCACGGCTGCGAGCGCGTTGAGCACATGCCAGTGGTCGGGCGTGGCAATGAGGACGGCGTCAACGTCTTTGCGGGCGAGCAGCTCGCGGAAGTCACCGTAGGTGGCGCAGTTATTATTCTGGTAGTGCTGGTTTACCCGGTCGCGGGCCTGGTTGAGGTGGGTTTGGAAGACATCACAGACCGCGACGACCTGGGCGTCTTTCTGGTTCAGGAAGTTGGTCATGTCCCCTTGGCCTTGCGGTCCGACCCCGATGCAGCCGA
This genomic window from Candidatus Paceibacterota bacterium contains:
- a CDS encoding OmpH family outer membrane protein, translating into MKSLICKLVAGLFLVSLLSAPAYAQGRIATVDLRKLFDNYWKTKQADAVLKNQAADVEKEFKTMLDDLKKSKEDYQTLLAEANNQTYSLDERERRKKTAEDKLKRIKEEEDAITQYDRRARTTLDEQTKRMRGSLVEEIRTAIKGKATDAGYALVLDTASEGANGTPIVLYTNNENDITDAVLAQINIGAPAAEAPKSDEKASGLNLKDDKKKDKK
- a CDS encoding response regulator transcription factor yields the protein MAHAKQNQVKDTRRRILLVDDHAVVRYGIAQLVNQQSDLVVCGEEEDAANALSAIGKLKPDLVIADISLKESSGLELMRNIKAQHAGLPVLVVSAHDESIYAEIAFRAGALGYLMKGDALDRVVTAIRRVLSGNIYVSDTLAAKMLQQQVRGPRNIQQSPVEGLSDRELEVFQLIGQWKKTKEIAHVLKLSVKTIEYYREQIKQKLNLASAAELTHCATTWVKQENPT
- a CDS encoding MFS transporter, which produces MRKPSILVIFLTVFIDLIGFGIIVPLIPSYSEHLGARGIVIGVIFASFSIMQFIFSPIWGRLSDRHGRRPILLISTAGAAASYVLFARSTGLANHTAALWLMVVSRMLAGVCGGNITVAQAYIADITTSAERSKQMGLIGMAFGLGFILGPFIGGVSLRHLGDTGPGWVAAALCAVNFLLAFFILAESHRPGAAQAAVRPHLDQWAHTLRHPKVGLLVVVFFLATFCFSCFESTLPLLVGANFHLDFKNDATSASTVAYLFVYCGLIGAVVQGGVIGRLVEKMGEPRLIALSLVLTAGSFMLIPFLGGGSQLTWQVLIQKDGLPWVWLLLVLGLLSVGTSLTRPPLFGLLSNLTPDHEQGATIGVAQAAGSLARIFGPVFATALLAYSPPLPYLICAGVLLATTVPILRRLCGAGPKASGGSDRC
- a CDS encoding Gfo/Idh/MocA family oxidoreductase, whose protein sequence is MQTNSSTRRQFLKQTTTLAFSAAALPVLAPASALGRAGKVAPGGRITVGCIGVGPQGQGDMTNFLNQKDAQVVAVCDVFQTHLNQARDRVNQHYQNNNCATYGDFRELLARKDVDAVLIATPDHWHVLNALAAVRAGKDVYLEKPLGLNLTEDWALRKAVHRTRRVFQFGTQQRSSRIFRLACALVRNGRIGRLRHINAWGPASASGGSTKVVPVLPGLDYEFWLGPAPSRPHTENLVAGPGAKKTWWHVRDFAVGFIAGWGIHPMDIAAWGGGGLLHGPIEVEGRGTFRAEGICDTATAWNVNMKFGSGVTLRFEGSPHHPNPEAPACDIWEHEQEWKQRYRRITDHGTAFEGTDGWVHVDRAGINLQPENLIDENEDAFQVQLARSPDHVRNFLDCIKSRAQTVCPIDEAVQSDTLCHLSEIALHFNRKLVWDPMKERFPCDEEANFRLLGREMREPWAM